The candidate division WOR-3 bacterium genome has a window encoding:
- a CDS encoding nucleotidyltransferase domain-containing protein, whose product MKNRLEFKEKLLNRVPLKIFSYLCRVPHIPHFGREIARTLNVSIGATNQTLNLLLSMGVVTREKKGQLYLYRVVADNPVVKEFKKVENILDLMNLILKIKDISNKIVLYGSCATGDDTLESDIDIFIISKEKEKVIKEIRKEARRFEREIKPVIVNIEEYISMRNKKEALLEEVDKGIVLYEKKG is encoded by the coding sequence ATGAAAAATCGTTTGGAATTTAAAGAAAAACTTTTGAACAGAGTGCCTCTGAAAATCTTTTCTTATCTCTGCAGAGTTCCACATATACCCCATTTCGGGAGAGAGATTGCAAGAACATTAAATGTAAGCATAGGAGCTACGAATCAGACACTTAATCTTCTTCTGAGCATGGGAGTTGTAACGAGGGAGAAAAAAGGGCAGCTATATTTGTATAGAGTAGTGGCTGATAATCCAGTTGTGAAAGAATTCAAAAAGGTCGAAAATATTCTCGATTTAATGAACCTCATCTTAAAGATAAAAGACATCTCTAACAAAATAGTTCTTTATGGTAGTTGTGCAACAGGGGATGATACATTAGAGAGCGATATAGACATTTTTATCATAAGTAAAGAAAAGGAAAAAGTAATAAAAGAAATAAGAAAAGAAGCAAGAAGATTTGAAAGAGAGATAAAGCCTGTAATTGTTAATATCGAAGAATACATCTCTATGAGAAATAAAAAAGAAGCTCTTTTAGAAGAAGTTGATAAAGGGATAGTCCTTTATGAGAAAAAAGGATGA